The following coding sequences lie in one Mycobacterium gordonae genomic window:
- a CDS encoding lysylphosphatidylglycerol synthase transmembrane domain-containing protein translates to MRVDGRDITVSGSLLQPLTRRTNDIIRLVLAALFLVAVVTSSLITRPRWVALEKSLSEIVGVLTPTQSDLVYLVYGTAILALPFVILIGLILSRQWKLLGAYGAAAFMAILPLSISSNRIAAPRWHFDLNDKLTTVPAQFLDDPRWIAMLAAVLTVSGPWLPARWRHWWWALLLAFVPIHLVVSAIVPARAVVGLAVGWFVGAFVVLVVGTPALEVPLEGAVRAMAKRGFLVSRLLVVRPGGPGPLVLSAESTEPSARAAVELYGPHQRSGGALRQLWWKLRLRGSETAPLQTSLRRAVEHRALMAIAIADTGVANTSAIALAALDRGWTMYAHQPVQGMPLDECASTTPVASVWESLRILNSHQISHGDLRCNEITVADGKVLFGGFGAAEYGATDAQLQSDIAQLLVTTSALYDAESAVAAAIAAFGKDSILTASRRLTKSAVPKRIRQSVANPKVVMADARAQVQRQTGADEIETETITRFSRSQFIQLVLIGALVYVAYPFISTVPTFFHELRTANWWWALLGLAVSALTYVGAAGALWACADGAVSFSKLSIMQVANTFAATTTPAGVGGLALSTRFLQKGGLTALRATAAVALQQSVQVIVHLALLIFFSAVAGTSTDLSHFVPNATVLYLIAGVALGIIGTFLLVPNLRRWLATELRPKVGEVTRDLTDLAREPQRLGLIVLGAAGTTLGAALALWASVEAFGGGTTFVTVTVVTMVGGTLASAAPTPGGVGAVEAALIGGLAAFGVPAAIGVPSVLLYRVLTCWLPVFVGWPVMRWLTKNDMV, encoded by the coding sequence ATGCGAGTTGACGGCCGCGACATCACCGTGTCCGGCAGCTTGCTGCAACCCCTGACCCGACGCACCAACGACATCATCCGGCTCGTCTTGGCCGCACTCTTCCTGGTGGCGGTGGTCACCAGCTCCCTGATCACCCGTCCTCGCTGGGTTGCGCTCGAGAAGTCGCTCTCGGAGATCGTCGGGGTTCTCACCCCCACCCAGTCCGATCTGGTGTACCTGGTCTACGGCACCGCGATCCTGGCGCTGCCCTTCGTGATCCTGATCGGCCTGATCCTGTCCCGGCAGTGGAAGTTGCTGGGCGCATACGGAGCGGCCGCATTCATGGCCATTCTGCCGTTGTCGATCAGCAGCAACCGCATCGCGGCGCCGCGGTGGCATTTCGACCTCAACGACAAGCTCACCACGGTGCCGGCGCAGTTTCTCGACGACCCACGCTGGATCGCGATGCTGGCGGCGGTGCTCACCGTGTCCGGGCCGTGGTTGCCGGCGCGCTGGCGGCACTGGTGGTGGGCACTGCTGCTGGCGTTCGTACCCATCCACCTCGTGGTGAGCGCCATCGTGCCGGCGCGCGCCGTGGTGGGGTTGGCGGTGGGTTGGTTCGTCGGCGCTTTTGTCGTTCTGGTCGTCGGCACGCCCGCGCTCGAAGTGCCGCTGGAGGGCGCAGTCCGAGCGATGGCCAAGCGCGGATTTCTGGTGTCACGGCTGCTGGTGGTCCGCCCCGGCGGACCGGGACCGCTGGTGTTGTCGGCCGAGTCGACCGAACCGTCCGCCCGCGCGGCGGTCGAGTTGTACGGCCCGCACCAACGCAGCGGTGGTGCCCTGCGCCAACTGTGGTGGAAATTGCGGCTGCGCGGTTCGGAGACCGCACCCCTGCAAACCTCCCTGCGCCGCGCCGTCGAACATCGCGCGCTGATGGCCATCGCCATCGCTGACACCGGGGTCGCCAACACCTCGGCGATCGCACTGGCCGCGCTGGATCGCGGCTGGACGATGTACGCGCATCAACCCGTGCAGGGAATGCCGCTGGACGAATGCGCGAGCACGACACCGGTCGCGAGCGTCTGGGAATCGCTGAGGATTCTCAACAGCCACCAGATTTCGCACGGAGATCTGCGCTGCAACGAGATCACGGTCGCCGACGGCAAGGTGCTGTTCGGGGGCTTCGGCGCCGCCGAATACGGCGCCACCGACGCCCAACTGCAGTCCGACATCGCGCAGCTGCTGGTGACGACGTCCGCGCTGTATGACGCCGAGTCCGCGGTCGCCGCGGCGATCGCGGCCTTCGGCAAGGACAGCATCTTGACGGCGTCGCGTCGACTCACCAAATCTGCTGTGCCTAAAAGGATTCGACAATCGGTGGCCAACCCCAAGGTGGTGATGGCCGACGCGCGGGCGCAGGTGCAGCGGCAGACCGGTGCCGACGAAATCGAAACCGAGACCATCACCCGGTTCAGCCGCAGCCAATTCATCCAGCTGGTCCTGATCGGCGCGCTGGTCTACGTGGCATATCCCTTCATCAGCACCGTGCCGACGTTCTTTCACGAGCTGCGGACTGCGAACTGGTGGTGGGCGCTGCTGGGGCTGGCGGTGTCAGCGCTGACCTACGTCGGCGCCGCCGGTGCCCTGTGGGCCTGCGCGGACGGCGCAGTGAGCTTTTCCAAGTTGTCAATCATGCAGGTAGCCAACACCTTTGCCGCCACGACCACCCCGGCCGGGGTCGGCGGTCTGGCGTTGAGTACCCGGTTCCTGCAGAAGGGCGGTTTGACCGCCCTGCGCGCCACCGCGGCGGTGGCGTTACAGCAATCGGTTCAAGTGATCGTCCACCTGGCGTTGCTGATCTTCTTCAGCGCTGTGGCCGGAACATCGACCGATCTGTCCCACTTCGTACCCAACGCCACCGTGCTGTACCTGATTGCGGGTGTGGCGCTGGGCATCATCGGCACCTTCCTGTTGGTGCCGAACCTGCGGCGTTGGCTGGCAACCGAATTGCGCCCCAAGGTCGGGGAGGTCACCCGCGACCTCACCGATCTGGCGCGCGAGCCCCAGCGTCTGGGGCTGATCGTCCTGGGCGCTGCCGGAACGACGCTGGGCGCGGCATTGGCACTGTGGGCCAGCGTCGAAGCTTTCGGCGGCGGGACGACGTTCGTCACCGTCACGGTGGTGACGATGGTCGGGGGAACACTGGCATCCGCGGCGCCCACCCCGGGCGGCGTCGGAGCGGTGGAAGCCGCACTGATCGGTGGGCTGGCCGCCTTCGGAGTGCCCGCCGCCATCGGCGTGCCCTCGGTGCTGCTGTACCGGGTGCTCACCTGTTGGCTCCCGGTGTTCGTCGGCTGGCCGGTGATGCGATGGCTCACCAAGAACGACATGGTCTAG
- a CDS encoding TVP38/TMEM64 family protein has protein sequence MVDDDGSAAAPRGRHVVRLIVFVAFLLTMFYLVAVARVVDIDAVRRTVEATGPMAPLVYVILSGLLGAMFLPGSILAAGSGLLFGPVVGLFVTLGAAMGTAIVASTVGRRAGRDSARVLVGPTRAQRIDSVIERGGLWAVVGQRFVPGISDAFASYTFGAFGIPLWQIAMGSFIGSAPRAFVYTALGASIRDRSSPLAYAAIAVWCVTAIIGVFAARRLYRHWRNHPGEGAATEPEDA, from the coding sequence ATGGTTGACGACGACGGCTCGGCGGCCGCGCCGCGGGGACGCCACGTCGTGCGACTGATCGTGTTTGTCGCCTTCCTGCTCACGATGTTCTATCTGGTGGCCGTGGCGCGAGTCGTCGATATCGACGCGGTGCGACGCACCGTGGAAGCGACCGGACCCATGGCTCCGCTCGTCTATGTCATCCTGTCGGGTTTACTGGGCGCCATGTTCCTGCCGGGGTCCATCCTGGCTGCGGGCAGTGGGCTGCTGTTCGGTCCCGTTGTGGGCCTCTTCGTGACACTCGGCGCTGCGATGGGCACGGCCATCGTGGCCAGCACCGTCGGGCGCCGGGCCGGCCGGGACAGCGCACGAGTGCTGGTAGGTCCCACGCGGGCGCAGCGGATCGACTCGGTGATCGAACGAGGCGGATTGTGGGCGGTCGTGGGTCAACGCTTCGTCCCCGGCATCTCGGACGCATTTGCTTCCTACACGTTCGGCGCCTTCGGAATTCCGCTGTGGCAGATAGCAATGGGATCATTCATCGGGTCGGCGCCGCGCGCGTTCGTCTACACGGCTCTGGGCGCGTCGATCCGGGATCGCTCGTCGCCCCTGGCGTATGCAGCGATCGCGGTGTGGTGCGTCACCGCGATCATCGGCGTGTTCGCCGCGCGGCGCCTCTACCGGCACTGGCGTAACCATCCCGGCGAAGGCGCGGCTACGGAGCCGGAAGACGCCTAG
- the recD gene encoding exodeoxyribonuclease V subunit alpha, whose translation MTAETLEPADRRQAVGATGLLRAFNDAGVLESSDVHVAQRLTAMSGEPDPTVALALAFVVRALRGGSVCVDLPSVQSQVGVAELPWPSTPDWLAAVMASPLAGRPPVLRVYDGTLVYLDRYWREEQQVADDFSALLSRPGRSPVPDIDRLFPAGYEEQREAARIALQQGLTVLTGGPGTGKTTTVARLLALFAEQAQLAGSPPLRIALAAPTGKAAARLHEAVQLQVNALDPVDRQRVSGLRATTLHRLLGSRPDTSSRFRHHRGNRLPHDVIVVDETSMVSLTMMARLLESVRPQTRLLLVGDPDQLASVEAGAVLADLVDGLGARHDARIAALRTSHRFGESIGQLASSIRDGHADLTVDLLRSGGDHIEWIDTEDPTEHLRKVLVPHALALRQAAVLGDPKAAVAILDEHRLLCAHRRGRYGIAHWNRQVERWLAEATGDPIWSPWYPGRPVLVTNNDYGLGVYNGDTGVTLVDGAGRQGALRAVIAGADELLEFATSRLSEVETMHAMTIHKSQGSQAEEVSVLMPPEDSRLLTRELFYTAITRAKRKVRVIGPESSVRAAIARRAVRASGLARRLAGGTGGPHG comes from the coding sequence ATGACGGCCGAGACGCTCGAACCCGCTGACCGCCGGCAGGCCGTCGGCGCAACCGGCCTGCTGCGCGCATTCAACGACGCCGGCGTGCTCGAATCGTCCGACGTGCATGTGGCGCAGCGCCTTACGGCGATGTCGGGTGAGCCGGACCCCACCGTCGCGCTGGCGCTGGCATTCGTGGTACGCGCGCTGCGCGGGGGCTCGGTGTGTGTGGACCTGCCGTCGGTGCAGTCTCAGGTCGGTGTCGCGGAGCTGCCGTGGCCGTCGACGCCGGACTGGCTCGCGGCAGTGATGGCCAGCCCGTTGGCCGGCCGGCCGCCGGTGCTGCGCGTGTATGACGGCACGCTGGTGTACCTGGACCGGTACTGGCGCGAGGAGCAGCAGGTCGCCGACGACTTCTCGGCGCTACTGTCCCGGCCCGGCCGCTCGCCGGTTCCCGACATCGACCGGTTGTTTCCGGCCGGCTATGAGGAACAACGCGAGGCCGCCCGCATTGCCCTGCAACAAGGACTGACGGTGTTGACCGGCGGCCCGGGGACGGGCAAGACCACTACCGTGGCCCGGCTGCTGGCGCTGTTCGCCGAACAGGCTCAGTTGGCGGGCAGCCCACCACTGCGCATCGCACTGGCGGCACCGACCGGCAAGGCGGCGGCACGTCTGCACGAGGCGGTACAGCTTCAAGTCAATGCATTGGATCCCGTCGACCGGCAACGGGTCTCGGGTCTGCGGGCAACCACGCTGCACCGGCTGCTGGGCAGTCGGCCGGATACGTCTTCGCGGTTTCGTCATCACCGGGGCAACAGGTTGCCCCACGATGTGATCGTGGTCGACGAGACGTCGATGGTGTCACTGACGATGATGGCGCGGCTACTCGAGTCGGTGCGCCCACAGACCCGGCTGCTCCTCGTCGGCGATCCCGACCAGTTGGCCTCGGTGGAGGCGGGTGCGGTGCTTGCCGACCTGGTGGACGGACTCGGCGCGCGCCACGATGCGCGGATCGCGGCGTTGCGGACCTCGCACCGATTCGGCGAGTCGATCGGCCAGTTAGCGTCGTCGATTCGCGACGGTCACGCCGATCTGACCGTCGATTTGCTGCGGTCCGGTGGCGACCACATCGAATGGATCGACACCGAGGACCCTACCGAGCACCTTCGCAAAGTGCTTGTGCCACATGCCCTTGCGCTGCGGCAGGCCGCGGTGCTCGGTGACCCGAAGGCCGCTGTGGCCATACTCGACGAGCATCGGCTGCTGTGTGCGCACCGTCGGGGACGATATGGGATCGCGCACTGGAACCGCCAGGTGGAGCGGTGGCTGGCCGAGGCGACCGGTGACCCGATCTGGTCGCCGTGGTACCCCGGACGGCCGGTGCTGGTGACGAACAACGACTACGGATTGGGCGTCTACAACGGCGACACCGGGGTGACGCTGGTTGACGGCGCGGGCCGGCAGGGCGCGCTTCGGGCAGTCATCGCCGGCGCTGACGAACTGCTGGAGTTCGCCACCAGCCGCCTGTCCGAGGTCGAGACCATGCACGCCATGACCATTCACAAGAGTCAGGGCTCTCAGGCCGAGGAGGTGAGCGTGCTCATGCCGCCGGAGGATTCGCGGTTGCTGACGCGGGAGCTGTTCTACACCGCCATCACCCGGGCGAAGCGGAAGGTGCGGGTGATCGGCCCGGAGAGCTCGGTGCGGGCCGCGATCGCGCGGCGGGCGGTGCGGGCCAGCGGGTTGGCGCGGCGGCTGGCCGGCGGCACCGGCGGCCCCCATGGTTGA
- the recB gene encoding exodeoxyribonuclease V subunit beta: MAPFDLLGPLPAERSTTVLEASAGTGKTFALAGLVTRYVADGHATLDEMLLITFGRAASQELRERVRCQIVDAVAAFGDPTIAAGNDLVRYLLDGTDAQRDARRQRLRDALAGFDAATIATTHQFCQLVLKSLGAAGDTDSGVTLLEDLNDLVTEIVDDLYLAHFGRERDDPALTYREALRIARTVVANPSTQLRPRDPEPGSRAAVRVTFANDVLTELERRKRRRGVLGYDDLLIRLAAALDTDDSPARARMHQRWPIVMVDEFQDTDPVQWQVIDRAFSGRSTLILIGDPKQAIYAFRGGDIVTYLDAARTAGDKRTLVTNWRSDSALVERLQAVLRGAELGDPAIVVHDVAASHVGHRLAGAPHNDPFRLRVVHRRALGRKGTQNLPIEELREHIGRDLAADIGGLLASAATFDGKPLEARDVAVIVESHKDARACHRALTEAGIAAVYTGDSDVFSSEAADDWLSLLEAFDQPHRPGVVRAAATTMFFGKTAPELAAGGDALTDDIADTLREWADHARERGVAAIFEAAQLRGMADRVLSWYGGERHMTDLAHVTQLLQEVAHRERYSLPALRDWLRGQREERAGATERNRRIDSDAAAVQIMTVWVSKGLQYPVVYLPFAFNRNIGDRDLVLFHDQGQRCLHIGGQDSPDFADVERLGRKETASDDSRLTYVALTRAQSQVVAWWSPAHGEPNGGLSRLLRGRRPGESAVPDRCEPAKITDDEAWERLREWQDAGGPVVEESVIAAAPRMTDRPEPSELGIRHFHRAIDTAWRRTSYSGLIRVADQAGGVSSEPELAELDDEVADIPLTRTAPAPNLPSPMAELPTGAQFGTLVHAVLETSDPFAADLAAELQKQIDVHSAWWPVDVPAPQLAAALLPMHDTPLGPLAAGLTLRQIGLPDRLRELDFEFPLAGGDVRDADVQVRLADVGRLLRSHLRVDDPLASYADRLIGDALGGQYLRGYLSGSVDAVLRIPHGAGHRFLVVDYKTNWLGEPDRPLTAADYTQPRMAEAMLHSDYPLQALLYSVVLHRFLRWRQHGYQPKRHLGGVLYLFLRGMCGPDTPVLDGHPAGVFGWAPPAELVTELSDLLDARGTAA, from the coding sequence ATGGCACCATTCGACCTGCTCGGCCCGCTGCCCGCCGAGCGGTCCACCACCGTCCTGGAGGCCAGCGCGGGAACCGGCAAGACATTCGCGTTGGCCGGTCTGGTGACCCGCTACGTCGCCGATGGCCACGCGACGCTCGACGAGATGCTGCTCATCACCTTCGGCCGCGCGGCCAGCCAAGAGCTTCGCGAGCGGGTGCGCTGCCAGATCGTCGACGCGGTGGCGGCTTTCGGCGACCCCACCATCGCCGCGGGCAACGATCTGGTGCGGTATCTGCTCGACGGCACGGATGCGCAGCGAGACGCACGAAGGCAGCGACTGCGCGACGCCCTGGCGGGCTTCGACGCCGCCACCATCGCCACCACCCACCAGTTCTGCCAGCTGGTATTGAAATCCCTTGGTGCGGCCGGTGATACCGACTCCGGCGTCACGTTGCTCGAAGACCTCAACGACCTCGTCACCGAGATCGTCGACGATCTCTACCTGGCACACTTCGGGCGCGAGCGCGACGACCCGGCGTTGACCTACCGGGAGGCGCTGCGGATCGCCCGTACGGTGGTCGCCAATCCGTCCACCCAGCTGCGCCCGCGCGACCCGGAACCGGGCTCACGCGCCGCGGTCCGTGTCACCTTCGCCAACGACGTTCTCACCGAATTGGAAAGGCGCAAGCGGCGCCGGGGTGTGCTGGGATACGACGATCTGCTGATCCGGCTGGCCGCGGCGTTGGATACCGACGATTCGCCCGCCCGGGCCCGGATGCACCAGCGCTGGCCCATCGTCATGGTCGACGAGTTCCAAGACACCGATCCGGTCCAGTGGCAGGTGATCGACCGGGCCTTCAGCGGGCGATCCACGCTCATCCTGATCGGGGATCCCAAGCAGGCCATCTACGCGTTTCGTGGCGGTGACATCGTCACCTACCTCGACGCGGCCCGGACTGCCGGTGACAAGCGCACGCTGGTCACAAACTGGCGCAGCGACAGCGCGCTCGTCGAACGATTGCAAGCCGTGCTGCGCGGAGCGGAACTCGGCGACCCCGCGATCGTGGTCCACGACGTCGCCGCCTCGCACGTCGGCCATCGCCTCGCCGGCGCTCCGCACAACGATCCCTTCCGGCTTCGGGTAGTACACCGACGTGCTCTGGGCCGCAAGGGAACCCAGAATCTGCCCATTGAGGAACTGCGCGAGCACATCGGCCGCGATCTCGCCGCCGATATCGGCGGACTGCTGGCGAGCGCGGCTACCTTCGACGGCAAGCCGCTGGAAGCACGCGATGTCGCGGTGATCGTGGAGAGCCACAAAGATGCGCGCGCCTGCCACCGCGCCCTCACCGAGGCCGGTATCGCCGCGGTCTACACCGGGGACTCGGACGTGTTCAGCTCCGAAGCCGCCGACGACTGGCTGTCGCTGTTGGAGGCGTTCGATCAGCCGCACCGCCCCGGCGTCGTGCGAGCAGCAGCGACCACCATGTTCTTCGGCAAGACTGCGCCAGAGCTGGCGGCCGGCGGTGACGCGCTCACCGACGACATCGCCGACACCTTGCGGGAGTGGGCGGACCATGCCCGAGAACGGGGCGTCGCCGCGATCTTCGAGGCCGCGCAGCTGCGCGGCATGGCCGACCGGGTGCTGTCGTGGTACGGCGGTGAGCGGCACATGACCGATCTTGCGCATGTGACGCAACTGCTGCAGGAGGTCGCCCACCGGGAGCGCTATTCCCTGCCCGCGCTCCGAGACTGGCTGCGGGGACAACGGGAGGAACGGGCCGGCGCCACCGAGCGCAACCGCCGTATCGACAGCGACGCCGCCGCAGTCCAGATCATGACGGTCTGGGTGAGCAAGGGGCTGCAGTATCCGGTGGTGTACCTGCCGTTCGCTTTCAATCGCAACATCGGCGACCGCGACCTGGTGCTGTTCCACGATCAAGGACAGCGATGTCTGCACATCGGCGGGCAGGACAGTCCCGATTTCGCGGATGTGGAACGTCTGGGCCGCAAGGAAACGGCCAGTGACGACAGCCGGTTGACCTACGTCGCATTGACCCGAGCCCAGTCGCAGGTGGTGGCCTGGTGGTCACCGGCTCACGGCGAGCCCAACGGCGGGCTCTCCCGGCTGTTGCGGGGCCGGCGTCCCGGGGAGTCGGCGGTCCCGGATCGTTGCGAACCCGCGAAGATCACCGATGACGAGGCGTGGGAGCGGCTGCGGGAGTGGCAGGACGCCGGCGGTCCGGTCGTGGAGGAGTCCGTGATCGCGGCGGCGCCGCGAATGACCGACCGGCCGGAACCGTCCGAGCTCGGCATCCGCCACTTCCACCGGGCCATCGACACGGCCTGGCGACGCACCTCGTATTCGGGCCTGATCCGCGTCGCGGACCAGGCCGGCGGGGTGAGCAGCGAGCCCGAGCTCGCCGAACTCGACGACGAAGTCGCCGACATCCCGCTCACCCGGACGGCTCCCGCACCGAACCTGCCCTCCCCCATGGCCGAGCTGCCGACCGGTGCGCAGTTCGGCACGCTGGTGCACGCGGTGCTGGAAACCAGCGACCCCTTCGCGGCCGACCTCGCCGCGGAACTGCAGAAGCAGATCGATGTTCACTCGGCGTGGTGGCCGGTCGACGTCCCCGCGCCCCAGCTGGCCGCGGCACTGCTGCCGATGCACGACACACCCCTGGGACCACTGGCCGCGGGGCTGACGCTGCGTCAGATCGGCCTGCCGGACCGGTTGCGCGAGTTGGACTTTGAATTTCCGCTGGCCGGCGGCGACGTTCGGGATGCCGACGTACAGGTGCGACTGGCGGACGTCGGGAGGCTGTTGCGTTCCCATCTTCGCGTCGACGACCCGCTGGCCTCGTACGCCGACCGGCTGATCGGTGACGCACTCGGCGGCCAATACTTGCGGGGCTATCTCAGCGGCTCGGTCGACGCCGTGCTACGGATTCCGCACGGCGCCGGGCACCGTTTTCTGGTCGTCGACTACAAGACCAACTGGCTGGGCGAGCCGGACCGGCCGTTGACCGCCGCGGACTACACGCAGCCCCGGATGGCGGAAGCGATGCTGCACTCGGACTACCCGCTGCAGGCGTTGCTGTACAGCGTTGTGCTGCATCGTTTTCTGCGCTGGCGGCAGCATGGCTACCAGCCGAAACGACATCTGGGCGGCGTGCTGTATCTGTTTCTGCGCGGGATGTGCGGGCCCGATACCCCGGTGTTGGACGGACATCCGGCCGGGGTGTTCGGCTGGGCACCGCCTGCGGAGTTGGTGACCGAACTCTCCGATCTGCTCGATGCGCGCGGGACGGCCGCATGA
- a CDS encoding class I SAM-dependent methyltransferase: MARTENDSWEITESVGATALGVAAARAAETESEVPLIRDPFARVFLDAVGDGVWNWFAKPDLPAAILETEPQLPAQMQSMVDYMASRTAFFDTFFIEAARSGVSQVVILAAGLDARAWRLPWPAGTTIYELDQPKVLEFKVSTLAQHGAEPTGNRVPVAVDLREDWPAVLQQAGFDSSAPSAWSVEGLLPYLPAVAHELLFERIQNLAAPGSRIAVEAPGPDWLDEDVRAQRRERVDRIRAVMAQVDPQREMPRTDDLWYFEEREDVGEWLRRHGWDATATPSPELMASYGRGVPDGVQDASPRTQFVSAVRG; encoded by the coding sequence ATGGCACGCACCGAGAACGACTCCTGGGAAATCACCGAGAGTGTGGGCGCGACGGCGCTGGGTGTGGCCGCAGCTCGGGCGGCCGAGACCGAGAGCGAAGTCCCGCTGATCCGGGATCCCTTCGCGCGGGTGTTCCTCGACGCGGTGGGCGACGGGGTGTGGAACTGGTTCGCCAAGCCCGACCTACCCGCCGCGATTCTCGAAACCGAGCCGCAGCTGCCCGCCCAGATGCAGTCGATGGTCGACTACATGGCGTCGCGGACAGCCTTCTTCGACACGTTCTTCATCGAGGCGGCTCGCTCGGGAGTGAGTCAGGTCGTCATCCTGGCGGCCGGTCTGGATGCGCGGGCCTGGCGGTTGCCCTGGCCGGCCGGGACGACCATCTACGAACTCGACCAGCCAAAGGTGTTGGAGTTCAAGGTGTCGACGCTGGCTCAGCATGGTGCCGAGCCGACCGGCAACCGCGTTCCCGTGGCGGTGGACCTCCGCGAAGACTGGCCGGCAGTATTGCAGCAGGCCGGGTTTGATTCGTCGGCGCCCAGTGCCTGGTCCGTTGAGGGTTTATTGCCTTACCTGCCTGCGGTCGCTCACGAGCTGCTGTTCGAACGCATTCAGAATCTCGCGGCACCCGGCAGTCGGATTGCGGTGGAGGCGCCGGGACCGGATTGGCTCGACGAGGACGTACGCGCGCAGCGACGGGAGCGGGTGGATCGGATACGGGCGGTGATGGCTCAGGTCGATCCGCAGCGTGAAATGCCCCGCACCGATGACCTGTGGTACTTCGAGGAGCGCGAGGACGTGGGCGAGTGGTTGCGCCGGCACGGCTGGGACGCGACGGCGACGCCGTCGCCCGAGCTGATGGCCAGCTACGGACGCGGCGTGCCGGACGGGGTGCAGGACGCTTCGCCGCGCACCCAGTTCGTGTCGGCGGTGCGGGGGTAG
- a CDS encoding amidohydrolase family protein, with protein MRPPQLLEIIGAAVIADGEAEVLRGAREMLRRGASQLKLMAGGGVASAYDPLDVAQFTEAEMRAAVEAAENWGTYVTVHA; from the coding sequence CTGCGGCCACCTCAGCTACTCGAGATCATCGGCGCAGCCGTCATCGCCGACGGCGAAGCCGAAGTCCTGCGCGGCGCACGCGAAATGCTGCGCCGCGGCGCCTCACAACTCAAGCTCATGGCTGGCGGCGGCGTCGCCTCGGCTTACGACCCGCTGGACGTCGCTCAGTTCACCGAGGCCGAGATGCGCGCCGCCGTGGAAGCGGCCGAGAACTGGGGCACCTACGTCACCGTGCACGCCTAG